The Synchiropus splendidus isolate RoL2022-P1 chromosome 1, RoL_Sspl_1.0, whole genome shotgun sequence genome includes a window with the following:
- the LOC128763610 gene encoding proteinase-activated receptor 3 yields the protein MEVHYINSTMLLVSHRPFNYTVVERTVYERCKDMPAVLIWYLCLQFINMFLGIPANIMVLWLIHKNKGDSSTSDIFILHLAILDVLFCLIPPLELANIVFLTTSSTWYVLHFFYGIKDSSPLFLSCICLDRYMAVVHPITFTELKDRQHRAVLAIVVWLVILAYAAAKCVGNIFNFEKVFTAMILAAFAFMVFCNIAILWALRQSGPGRDEMHPVKKRAFKMVVIILAIIVFNYFPPVALFPFQHYFSPDVFRCYVHYVAFGLMDFSSSIQPMLYLSKEKLPNANCCQTGARHEP from the coding sequence ATGGAGGTCCACTACATCAACAGCACCATGCTGTTGGTCTCACACAGGCCCTTCAACTACACGGTTGTGGAGAGGACGGTGTACGAGCGCTGCAAGGACATGCCTGCCGTTCTCATCTGGTATCTGTGTCTTCAGTTCATCAACATGTTCCTGGGGATCCCAGCCAACATCATGGTACTGTGGCTGATccacaagaacaagggagactCCTCCACCTCAGACATTTTCATCCTCCACCTGGCCATTCTGGACGTCCTCTTCTGCCTCATCCCGCCCCTGGAGCTGGCCAACAtcgtcttcctcaccaccaGCAGCACTTGGTATGTCCTGCACTTCTTCTACGGCATCAAAGACTCCTCGCcgctcttcctctcctgcatCTGTCTGGACCGCTACATGGCTGTGGTGCACCCCATCACCTTCACCGAGCTCAAAGATCGCCAACACAGAGCTGTCCTGGCCATCGTGGTGTGGCTGGTCATTCTGGCCTACGCTGCTGCCAAGTGCGTGGGAAACATCTTCAACTTTGAGAAAGTCTTCACCGCCATGATCCTGGCCGCGTTTGCCTTCATGGTGTTCTGCAACATTGCCATCCTGTGGGCTCTTCGGCAGTCCGGGCCCGGCCGGGACGAGATGCACCCGGTGAAGAAGAGAGCCTTCAAAATGGTGGTGATCATCCTGGCCATCATTGTGTTCAACTACTTCCCTCCGGTGGCTCTGTTCCCTTTCCAACACTACTTCTCTCCGGACGTGTTTCGCTGCTACGTGCACTACGTGGCTTTTGGCTTGATggacttcagcagcagcatccagccTATGCTTTACCTGTCCAAGGAGAAGCTGCCGAACGCAAACTGTTGCCAGACAGGGGCCAGACACGAACCATAG
- the LOC128771012 gene encoding zinc finger protein 883, protein MAQASQLRTALESTLNEIFRVTVTDILRSFEPTLLEYEGKMQKMEAENERLRRLLFGLEAAGRGVMAPTAPTESLTSDRNSLLPISPSPGLFKVSICSSDKKSSRRKHKDKMRSSVSALQSNHLLESLSQSPSCTNSSTQTTQTVKEESSFWSRSAVDLTPSSLLPLKTEDSELMLDCKDEFPPALSFEDFQEPLRSDVAVKPDCFGDSNEGFVKEEDEEEEVQSDRWSCYPKLEVSADETNLGEANPHLAELPENVDMNIQDNLYSCPHCPETFNDENSLDLHVATHTGEKMYTCSYCNKHFKRADLLRSHRLTHTGERPYSCSICSKTYAHSSQLRIHKRLHTGEKPYACTHCDRRFNELNQLKVHLRTHTGERPYSCQDCGKTFSNTGNLRIHERIHTGEKPYCCTHCGKRFNGLGDLKTHLRIHTGERPYRCELCQKTFSQTGHLTIHMRMHTGERPYSCKVCDKKFTVASSLKLHERIHTGEKEFSCSVCNKSFSRLAHMKRHEQVHTGDKVYLCNQCGKSYSDQSSLNKHIKVHHHKREENPSGSSSP, encoded by the exons ATGGCCCAGGCGAGCCAGCTCAGGACGGCTCTGGAGAGCACGCTGAATGAGATCTTCAGGGTGACAGTGACAGATATTCTCCGCTCGTTTGAGCCAACTCTGCTGGAATATGAAGGCAAAATGCAGAAGATGGAGGCGGAGAACGAACGTCTGCGGCGGCTGTTGTTCGGGCTGGAGGCTGCAGGCCGAG GTGTGATGGCCCCCACTGCACCCACAGAGAGTTTGACTTCAGATCGGAACAGTCTACTTCCCATCAGCCCCTCACCTGGCTTGTTCAAGGTGTCAATATGCAGCAGCGACAAAAAAAGTTCCAGGAGGAAGCACAAGGATAAGATGAGGAGTAGCGTGTCTGCTCTTCAGTCTAATCATCTGCTGGAATCATTATCTCAGAGCCCATCATGCACCAATTCATCCACACAAACCACACAGACTGTGAAGGAGGAGTCTAGCTTTTGGTCAAGGAGTGCAGTTGACCTTACACCTTCATCTTTGCTCCCTCTGAAGACTGAAGACTCAGAGCTCATGCTGGACTGTAaagatgagtttcctcctgctctctcattTGAAGACTTTCAGGAACCTTTGAGGAGTGATGTAGCTGTCAAACCTGACTGCTTTGGAGATTCCAATGAAGGATTTGTCaaggaggaagacgaggaagaggaagtgcagTCTGACAGGTGGAGCTGTTATCCAAAGTTAGAGGTTTCGGCCGATGAAACAAATCTCGGAGAAGCAAACCCCCATTTAGCTGAGCTTCCtgaaaatgttgacatgaaCATCCAGGACAATCTTTACTCTTGTCCCCACTGTCCGGAAACATTTAATGATGAGAACTCCCTCGACCTCCATGTGGCGACCCACACTGGTGAGAAGATGTATACCTGTAGCTACTgcaacaaacattttaaacGTGCTGATCTCCTCAGGTCGCACCGACTCACCCACACCGGGGAGCGTCCGTACAGCTGCAGCATCTGCTCCAAAACGTATGCACATTCCAGTCAGCTGAGGATTCACAAGCGCCTGCACACGGGAGAGAAACCGTACGCCTGCACTCACTGCGACAGGCGCTTCAATGAGCTCAACCAGCTCAAAGTCCACCTGAGGACTCACACTGGAGAGAGGCCGTACAGCTGCCAGGACTGTGGGAAGACCTTCAGCAACACTGGGAATCTGCGCATTCACGAGAGGATCCACACAGGGGAGAAGCCATACTGCTGCACTCACTGTGGGAAGAGGTTCAACGGCCTGGGGGACCTGAAGACTCACCTCAGGATCCACACTGGCGAGAGGCCCTACCGCTGTGAGCTGTGCCAGAAGACTTTCAGCCAGACCGGTCACCTGACAATCCACATGCGGATGCACACGGGAGAAAGACCCTACAGCTGCAAAGTCTGTGACAAAAAGTTCACGGTAGCCAGCAGCCTCAAACTTCACGAGAGGATCCACACAGGAGAGAAGGAGTTCAGCTGCTCAGTCTGCAACAAGAGCTTCAGTCGACTGGCCCACATGAAGCGACACGAGCAGGTTCACACCGGGGACAAGGTTTATCTCTGCAACCAGTGTGGGAAAAGCTACAGTGACCAGTCGTCGCTGAACAAACACATTAAGGTGCATCACCACAAGCGTGAAGAAAACCCTTCTGGGTCCTCATCACCTTAA